In a genomic window of Bemisia tabaci chromosome 1, PGI_BMITA_v3:
- the LOC109035514 gene encoding dynein regulatory complex subunit 2 yields MGPKKKGKGNKLARMSEEERIRYLQHRAAIEEEARRRKEQLVATYLKNKLKREEAFSRLNNAKINQQWRHVLRQIKNKDLKDDMKTLWSTFETAIKCKNKIIETLLLDLDGAEAQYMLSFKTHSEMIKKLIDMHESRLHDIHENYESQKSAILDEAYKEQKHIQAVANHDLELLGTVKYFTEVNSAEKLQESEKAATEQEDELRNTMQCRIEKMEGAQIKTLEALAKECQKVLRNYSAVIEPITVHYNALKIKDGMSSLDRIENMRCLHKYMETISRLKKQIQDMKMSHKANLENIKTEQSDLTSKFQRLRKQMKLLNDDHAAGIRHLSVVSSSVIAELKVLLEKGRQMQQISENCQKLTTTREKLLPIITKIQIADCENQHPLNACDEKMPEPYNKLLSFWQKFNESKLECEFLKMKHTVCSQENKELREMLQNYMGARPSTSAIPTTKPLNCLIRSQT; encoded by the exons ATGGGAcccaagaaaaaaggaaaaggaaataaATTGGCACGGATGTCAGAGGAAGAAAGAATACGTTATCTGCAACACAGAgcagcaattgaagaggaagcaCGAAGGCGAAAGGAACAACTGGTTGCGACTTACTTAAAA AACAAATTGAAGCGAGAGGAGGCATTTTCAAGATTgaataatgcaaaaattaacCAACAGTGGAGACATGTGCTTCGACAAATCAAGAATAAAGATCTCAAGGATGATATGAAG ACTCTGTGGAGTACTTTTGAGACtgcaataaaatgtaaaaataaaataattgaaactttACTCTTGGATTTAGACGGTGCAGAGGCACAATACATGTTATCTTTCAAGACACACTctgaaatgattaaaaaacttATAG atatGCATGAGTCAAGACTCCATGATATTCACGAGAATTATGAGAGCCAAAAATCTGCAATATTAGACGAGGCTTATAAAGAGCAGAAACACATTCAGGCAGTAGCAAATCATGACCTCGAATTACTTGGGACTGTGAAGTATTTCACAGAAGTAAATTCTGCAGAGAAACTGCAAGAGAGTGAAAAGGCAGCCACAGAACAGGAGGATGAACTGCGCAACACG ATGCAGTGCCGCATAGAGAAAATGGAAGGTGCACAAATAAAAACACTAGAAGCTCTGGCTAAGGAGTGCCAAAAAGTCTTGAGAAATTACTCAGCTGTAATTGAGCCGATTACAGTTCATTATAATGctttaaaaatcaaagatggcatGAGCTCGTTGGATAGAATAGAGAATATGCGCTGTCTCCACAAGTATATG GAGACAATATCTCGACTGAAAAAGCAAATTCAAGATATGAAAATGAGTCATAAAGCAAATCTGGAAAACATCAAGACTGAGCAGTCTGATCTAACGTCAAAATTCCAGAGGctaagaaaacaaatgaaactgCTCAATGACGATCATGCTGCTGGAATAAGGCATCTGTCTGTTGTTAGTTCCTCTGTGATAGCG GAATTGAAAGTGCTTCTAGAAAAAGGCAGGCAAATGCAACAGATTTCAGAAAACTGTCAAAAACTGACAACCACCAGGGAGAAACTGCTTCCTATCATAACGAAGATACAAATCGCTGACTGTGAGAATCAGCATCCTCTGAATGCATGTgatgaaaag ATGCCTGAGCCATACAACAAACTCCTCAGCTTTTGGCAAAAATTTAACGAATCAAAACTGGAATGTGAGTTTCTCAAAATGAAGCACACAGTGTGCAGCCAAGAGAACAAGGAGCTGAGAGAGATGCTTCAGAACTACATGGGAGCGCGACCTTCTACAAGTGCTATACCAACAactaagcccctcaattgtttGATAAGAAGTCAGACTTAA
- the LOC109035598 gene encoding double-stranded RNA-specific editase 1, which produces MVYTRRPATQNQANTTAPAYSTMSTRNSPQTGTFPAQQQYAGSVTTATGNYQQSYNTGNYNTQQTFPAKQAAPVTPAAQPQAQAPVQNIKDENNTPMETGQEGEEGGKKGFFRQRFGGIKYKPNKRVKNMKRNNVLRRVIKPKNSIMCLHEIITGLQFNVNELPMGHDGLQRFNVSVNAYGKTYEGNGHSKLQAKQVACENALKGILIDRMVKQAQKEASGDVEMTDENGDSKENPDEVIPWVNVASFALHKLFSEWQAQGTNIPLDGIPSNATAGTPKPAKQPKQEINRPLPENPTSYQPVMLLHMIRPAVTFDDITNPAQGGAPSFTATCVMDGKTYSGTGSKKKTARKNAAKAALASLGVIYPPEA; this is translated from the exons ATGGTTTACACCAGGAGACCAG CTACTCAAAATCAGGCTAACACAACAGCCCCAGCCTATTCCACCATGTCCACAAGGAACAGTCCCCAGACAGGCACTTTCCCAGCGCAGCAGCAGTATGCTGGTAGTGTAACTACTGCAACTGGCAACTACCAGCAGTCCTACAACACTGGCAACTACAACACCCAACAGACT TTCCCTGCAAAACAAGCAGCACCTGTAACACCGGCAGCTCAACCTCAAGCACAGGCACCAGTGCAAAATATCAAGGATGAAAATAACACACCTATGGAAACAGGtcaagaaggagaagaaggaggaaagaagGGATTCTTCCGCCAAAGATTCGGTGGAATCAAAT ACAAGCCCAACAAGCGAGTGAAGAACATGAAGAGAAATAATGTCCTCCGACGAGTGATCAAGCCAAAGAATTCTATCATGTGTCTTCATGAAATTATCACTGGTCTTCAATTCAACGTCAATGAGCTTCCCATGGGACATGATGGACTTCAAAGATTTAATGTCTCTGTCAAT GCTTACGGTAAAACATATGAAGGCAATGGTCATTCTAAATTACAGGCCAAACAGGTTGCTTGTGAAAATGCCCTGAAAGGAATTTTAATTGATAGAATGGTGAAGCAAGCACAAAAAGAAG CCTCAGGTGATGTGGAAATGACAGATGAAAATGGAGACTCGAAAGAAAACCCTGATGAGGTCATCCCATGGGTAAATGTAGCTTCATTTGCCCTTCACAAATTGTTCAGCGAATGGCAAGCACAAGGAACAAATATTCCTTTGGACGGAATTCCATCAAACGCAACTGCTGGCACT CCAAAACCGGCCAAACAACCCAAACAAGAAATAAACAGGCCGCTGCCTGAAAACCCAACTTCTTATCAACCTGTAATGCTTCTTCACATGATCCGTCCTGCTGTCACTTTTGATGACATCACCAACCCCGCCCAAGGAGGAGCTCCCTCTTTCACAGCTACATGCGTAATGGACGGAAAAACTTATTCTGGAACTg GTTCAAAGAAGAAGACAGCTAGAAAGAATGCAGCAAAAGCTGCTCTTGCTTCCCTGGGAGTCATCTACCCTCCAGAAGCTTAA